Proteins encoded in a region of the Psychromicrobium lacuslunae genome:
- a CDS encoding esterase/lipase family protein, with product MKSPKRGEAASWKLRHWSADYLRASWWQLSSVFSRLSPAAFAQAEETRPLIVLLPGVYETWHFMAPLAKTLHAQGYRVLPVPALGHNRRPVLATAQLVEQLLREFGIRAEAQGRRERVLLVAHSKGGLVGKQLMINNLTASAPEPKILGMVAIATPFGGSRLAHRLLGKTLNEFAASHQTITGLQASSEVNARIISILPRFDPLIPDNPGLEGAQETVLRGSGHFNVLVDQEAIQAVQAGLDFLQEPGE from the coding sequence ATGAAATCGCCCAAGCGAGGCGAAGCCGCTAGCTGGAAATTACGCCACTGGAGCGCCGACTATTTGCGGGCCAGCTGGTGGCAGCTGAGTTCTGTTTTTTCTCGGCTCAGCCCGGCAGCTTTCGCGCAAGCCGAGGAAACCCGACCGCTGATCGTCTTATTGCCCGGGGTCTATGAGACCTGGCATTTCATGGCTCCGCTGGCCAAAACGCTTCATGCGCAGGGATACCGAGTGCTCCCGGTGCCGGCGCTGGGACACAATCGGCGGCCGGTTTTGGCCACCGCGCAGCTGGTTGAGCAGTTGCTTCGGGAGTTTGGCATCCGTGCCGAGGCGCAGGGGCGCCGAGAACGGGTGCTCCTGGTGGCGCACAGCAAAGGAGGCTTGGTTGGCAAGCAATTGATGATCAATAACCTGACTGCCTCAGCGCCCGAACCGAAAATTCTTGGTATGGTCGCCATCGCCACCCCCTTTGGCGGTTCCCGGCTGGCGCACCGCTTGCTAGGCAAGACCTTGAATGAGTTCGCCGCGAGCCATCAAACCATCACAGGACTGCAGGCTAGCTCCGAGGTCAACGCGCGAATCATCTCGATCTTGCCTCGTTTCGACCCACTTATTCCTGATAACCCGGGACTTGAAGGCGCTCAAGAGACGGTGCTCCGCGGTTCCGGACACTTCAATGTGCTGGTTGATCAGGAGGCGATTCAGGCAGTGCAAGCCGGGTTGGACTTTCTGCAGGAGCCCGGCGAGTAG
- a CDS encoding MFS transporter translates to MSAAAPDAATDREVTDPGVTAPISIVRANKGFKDTFAAFAIRNYRYFTMAHFVAVIALWMQRIAQDWIVLQLSGSVTAVGITVALQFAPTLLLGPWGGVLADRFSKRALLVIAQSAAGVLAVVMAVLSLSGALQVWHVYLVAFVLGLVTVVDQPARQVFVNELVGPVQLRNAISINSSIFQLGGMIGPAIAGIMLTAVGGGWAFVVNAVACVFTVTMLAVMKGSDLVRSAPAPRSKGMLAEGARYLVRKPAILYSTIMASFVAVFALSLPVMMAAFADHVFNSGAGGYGLLNTLVAVGALIGALASTRRRELRLRSVVISAGAYGAALVVAALMPSMWSFSAVMVIAGFASLMFLTGANQLVQISTNMQIRGRVMSLYVMVLIGGQALGGLLIGWAAEHLGPQLTLLLSGSVPALAALVVGIILARRGELMLKVNLRFWRPADVLRIVQR, encoded by the coding sequence GTGAGTGCTGCTGCCCCTGATGCGGCAACTGATCGCGAAGTAACTGATCCGGGAGTGACTGCGCCGATCAGCATTGTGCGGGCGAACAAGGGCTTCAAAGACACCTTCGCGGCCTTCGCGATCCGCAACTACCGCTATTTCACGATGGCTCACTTCGTCGCGGTGATCGCTTTGTGGATGCAGCGGATCGCCCAGGACTGGATTGTGCTGCAACTCTCTGGCTCGGTGACCGCGGTCGGGATTACCGTGGCCCTGCAGTTTGCGCCCACACTGCTGCTCGGACCCTGGGGCGGGGTGCTGGCGGATCGGTTTTCTAAGCGCGCCCTGCTGGTGATTGCCCAATCAGCTGCCGGAGTGCTCGCGGTGGTGATGGCAGTACTTTCCTTGAGCGGCGCATTGCAAGTCTGGCATGTCTATTTAGTGGCTTTCGTGCTCGGGCTGGTCACCGTGGTTGATCAACCGGCTCGTCAAGTATTCGTCAATGAACTGGTCGGGCCGGTTCAGCTGCGCAACGCGATTAGCATTAACTCTTCGATCTTCCAGCTTGGCGGCATGATCGGGCCAGCCATTGCTGGCATTATGCTCACCGCTGTCGGTGGCGGCTGGGCCTTCGTGGTGAACGCGGTGGCCTGTGTCTTCACTGTCACGATGCTCGCCGTGATGAAGGGCTCGGATCTGGTGCGCTCCGCCCCGGCCCCCAGGTCCAAAGGGATGCTCGCCGAGGGAGCAAGATACCTGGTGCGCAAGCCGGCCATTCTGTACTCCACCATTATGGCCAGCTTCGTCGCCGTTTTCGCGCTGAGTCTACCGGTGATGATGGCGGCCTTCGCCGACCATGTTTTTAACTCGGGCGCTGGTGGTTACGGCTTACTCAACACCCTGGTGGCGGTAGGGGCGTTGATTGGTGCGCTGGCTTCCACGCGGCGGCGCGAACTGCGGCTGCGTTCGGTGGTGATCAGCGCGGGAGCCTACGGGGCTGCCCTGGTGGTCGCCGCTTTGATGCCGTCGATGTGGAGCTTCTCGGCGGTCATGGTGATCGCTGGGTTCGCCTCGCTAATGTTCCTTACCGGAGCCAATCAGCTCGTGCAGATCTCCACTAATATGCAGATCAGAGGCCGGGTGATGAGCCTCTACGTGATGGTGTTGATCGGCGGTCAAGCCCTGGGCGGCTTGCTGATCGGCTGGGCGGCCGAGCACCTCGGGCCTCAGCTGACCTTGCTGCTTTCTGGCAGTGTGCCAGCCCTCGCGGCCCTCGTGGTGGGAATAATTCTGGCCAGGCGCGGCGAATTAATGCTCAAAGTGAACTTGCGTTTCTGGCGACCGGCCGACGTGCTGCGCATCGTGCAACGCTAA
- a CDS encoding cholesterol oxidase substrate-binding domain-containing protein → METPASAAEGLADFPAAVPVHREVYRNWDGVVVTDALWTCVPRQSADVVAVVNWAHQHGYTVRAQGYRHTWSPLTVATGTAADSKVILLDTTKALTAMSLVGSRRVRVQAGASMENLLSYLSSKNFSLVATPAPGGITVAGALAINGHGTALPALGEKPLPGQNFGTVSNLVVELTAVVWDQASGRYQERTFSRSDTECKAFLTHLGRAFITEVVLQVVDDYNIRCRNRTDIASSELFAAPEAVTDRSLSKLIDAYGRVGIIWYAFTDRPWVQIWEPSPNRPLLSRPTLTPYNYLFADNLPTPVPQLLGQLVAGQDWVAPAFGNAILLATDTGLTALGARDMWGKSKNFLNWVKPTTLRVTAGSHAVVTSRANLQKVVHDFTSFYSAKLAEYQAQGKFPVNSALEIRITGVDDPTQIDVPGAEAPALSAARPVEGHPEWDIAVWLDLVTLPDTPHQNEFYSELEQYFRRLPAELGVARPEWAKRFAHTPAGAWTDTTAMQDEIPATLPEWDWTVSTLNKYDPHRLFSNPLIDQLLN, encoded by the coding sequence GTGGAAACTCCTGCGAGTGCTGCCGAGGGTCTGGCCGATTTTCCGGCCGCTGTTCCGGTGCATCGCGAGGTTTATCGAAACTGGGACGGCGTGGTGGTCACCGACGCACTCTGGACGTGCGTGCCGCGTCAGAGCGCGGACGTCGTCGCGGTGGTGAATTGGGCGCATCAGCACGGCTACACGGTGCGTGCTCAAGGCTATCGACATACCTGGTCGCCGCTGACCGTGGCTACCGGCACTGCCGCCGATAGCAAGGTGATTCTGCTGGATACCACCAAGGCGTTAACCGCAATGTCACTAGTGGGCAGCCGGCGGGTGCGAGTCCAGGCCGGTGCCTCGATGGAGAATTTGCTCTCTTACCTCTCGAGCAAGAATTTCAGTCTGGTGGCGACTCCCGCGCCGGGCGGAATCACCGTGGCCGGGGCGTTGGCTATTAATGGGCACGGCACGGCGCTGCCAGCGCTCGGCGAGAAACCGCTCCCGGGGCAGAACTTCGGCACCGTAAGTAACCTGGTGGTGGAGCTCACCGCAGTGGTTTGGGATCAGGCATCCGGGCGATACCAGGAGCGGACCTTCAGCCGTTCTGACACCGAATGTAAAGCTTTCCTCACCCACCTCGGCAGGGCTTTCATCACCGAGGTGGTGCTCCAGGTGGTTGATGACTACAACATTCGTTGCCGGAATCGGACAGACATAGCCAGCAGTGAACTATTCGCTGCTCCGGAAGCCGTGACGGATCGTTCATTGAGCAAGCTCATTGACGCCTATGGCCGGGTTGGCATCATCTGGTACGCCTTCACCGATCGGCCTTGGGTGCAGATCTGGGAACCCAGTCCGAACCGGCCACTGCTCTCTAGGCCGACCTTGACGCCCTATAACTATCTCTTCGCCGATAATCTGCCTACCCCGGTGCCACAGTTGCTGGGACAGTTGGTCGCCGGGCAGGACTGGGTAGCTCCGGCTTTCGGTAACGCTATTCTGCTCGCCACCGATACCGGTCTGACCGCGCTCGGTGCCCGGGATATGTGGGGTAAGTCGAAGAACTTCCTGAATTGGGTGAAGCCAACCACGCTGCGAGTGACTGCCGGCAGTCACGCGGTGGTGACCAGTCGGGCGAACTTACAAAAGGTAGTGCACGATTTCACCAGCTTCTATTCCGCGAAACTCGCCGAGTATCAAGCGCAGGGCAAGTTCCCGGTCAATAGTGCCCTGGAGATCCGGATCACCGGCGTTGATGATCCGACTCAGATCGATGTCCCGGGCGCGGAAGCTCCAGCGCTCTCTGCCGCTCGACCCGTGGAAGGTCATCCGGAATGGGACATCGCGGTCTGGCTCGATCTAGTCACACTGCCTGACACCCCGCATCAAAATGAGTTCTACTCCGAACTGGAGCAGTACTTCAGGAGGCTGCCCGCGGAACTCGGCGTCGCTCGCCCGGAATGGGCTAAGCGGTTTGCGCATACCCCGGCCGGCGCTTGGACCGATACCACAGCGATGCAGGACGAGATACCGGCAACCTTGCCCGAATGGGACTGGACGGTCAGCACGCTCAATAAGTACGATCCGCACCGCTTATTCAGTAATCCGCTGATTGATCAGTTGCTGAACTAG
- a CDS encoding alpha/beta fold hydrolase, whose product MTLRRWRQSFRDNRGRNGEGEITKFRRGDHQLISTSWGDPAMQTVVLIHGIGMGQQYFGLLRDELLKSFNVVTVDLPGFGDSPEPAESLPMPELADLLAECLAERSGPQILVGHSMGTQVVAEVAARHPELVSQLVLIAPTVNAQERSMWQQTLRMLQDLWGESPMVGLVGLVLYAKAGPRWFLKKFRTMLEHRIELIAPRISTPTLVIRGSEDWVCPRGWVQQVTDLIPGAIMLEAEGRGHEAMITAAEPVARMIYGFVRE is encoded by the coding sequence GTGACTTTGCGGCGGTGGCGTCAGTCTTTCCGGGACAACCGTGGCCGGAACGGTGAGGGTGAGATTACCAAATTCCGCCGTGGTGATCATCAACTGATATCCACTTCCTGGGGCGATCCAGCGATGCAGACGGTTGTGCTGATCCACGGTATTGGCATGGGGCAGCAATATTTTGGTCTGCTGCGCGATGAGTTGCTGAAGTCCTTCAATGTGGTCACAGTTGATCTGCCAGGCTTTGGAGACTCCCCGGAGCCAGCCGAGTCGCTACCGATGCCGGAGCTAGCGGATTTGTTGGCCGAGTGCCTCGCCGAACGGTCCGGCCCGCAGATCCTGGTCGGCCATTCAATGGGTACCCAGGTGGTTGCCGAAGTCGCGGCACGACACCCGGAACTGGTTTCCCAGCTGGTATTGATAGCCCCGACGGTAAATGCCCAGGAGCGCAGCATGTGGCAACAGACGCTGAGAATGCTGCAAGACCTGTGGGGGGAGTCGCCAATGGTGGGCTTGGTCGGCTTAGTGCTGTATGCAAAGGCTGGTCCGCGCTGGTTCCTGAAGAAGTTCCGCACCATGCTGGAACATCGGATTGAACTGATTGCGCCCCGAATAAGCACCCCGACGTTGGTGATCAGGGGATCGGAGGACTGGGTGTGTCCGCGGGGTTGGGTTCAGCAGGTTACCGATCTAATTCCAGGCGCCATCATGCTGGAGGCTGAGGGTCGTGGGCACGAGGCGATGATCACGGCGGCGGAGCCGGTAGCTCGGATGATTTACGGCTTTGTTCGCGAATGA
- a CDS encoding LysR family transcriptional regulator, with protein sequence MFDNDQLRSFLAVAETLNFTRAAERLGLSQPTISQHVRKLEEHSGRQLVSRDTREVRLTDNGDAMAGFARNILAAQDDASRYFSGAAMRGRLRFGTADDLAYTRLPTILRDFRQLYPQINLELTVSQSDQLYRRVKAGQLDLVFVKWVSALQQPHNPEGTEQEGRVVRHDHFSWVGLEQTQLDPETPVPLIAYPSPSLSRRLAIDALEAAGRTWRITCNTKEINGVIAAVRAGIGITVMPSTLIPEDLVSITRRFDLPPVGEVDFTLIRNPLARTDVVDALEQAILGRKLNAANR encoded by the coding sequence ATGTTCGACAATGATCAACTTCGCAGCTTCCTCGCCGTGGCCGAGACACTGAACTTCACCCGCGCCGCGGAACGGCTCGGCCTGAGCCAGCCCACGATTAGCCAACATGTCCGCAAACTGGAAGAACACTCGGGACGCCAGCTCGTTTCGCGCGACACCCGCGAGGTTCGACTCACCGATAATGGCGATGCCATGGCTGGCTTTGCCCGGAATATCCTGGCTGCCCAGGATGACGCCAGCCGTTATTTTTCCGGGGCAGCAATGCGCGGACGACTGCGCTTCGGCACCGCTGACGATCTGGCCTACACCCGGCTGCCCACCATCTTGCGCGACTTCCGGCAGCTCTACCCGCAAATCAACCTGGAACTCACCGTAAGCCAGAGTGATCAGCTCTACCGCCGGGTCAAGGCCGGTCAGCTCGACCTAGTGTTCGTGAAGTGGGTATCCGCGCTACAGCAACCGCATAACCCTGAAGGTACCGAGCAGGAAGGACGAGTGGTCCGGCACGATCACTTCTCCTGGGTGGGATTGGAGCAGACCCAGCTCGACCCGGAGACCCCGGTGCCGCTGATCGCCTACCCCAGCCCCAGCCTGAGTCGCCGCTTGGCCATTGACGCTCTGGAGGCTGCCGGGCGAACCTGGCGAATAACCTGCAATACCAAGGAAATCAACGGCGTGATTGCCGCAGTCCGCGCGGGCATTGGGATTACCGTAATGCCCTCGACGCTCATCCCTGAAGACCTGGTCTCCATCACTCGCCGTTTCGATTTGCCGCCGGTCGGCGAAGTCGATTTCACCTTGATTCGGAACCCGCTGGCCCGCACCGACGTGGTGGACGCACTGGAACAGGCGATTCTGGGCCGCAAACTGAACGCTGCCAACCGGTGA